A single genomic interval of Spinacia oleracea cultivar Varoflay chromosome 6, BTI_SOV_V1, whole genome shotgun sequence harbors:
- the LOC110785932 gene encoding beta-galactosidase 15-like yields the protein MKNNHMMFSLLLGITTILSVTHSTLATEVSQDGRAILINGERKIILSGSIHYPRSTPEMWPDLIKKSKDGGLDAIETYVFWNSHEPVRRQYDFTGRNNLIRFLKTVQDAGLYAILRIGPYACAEWNYGGFPVWLHNMPGIELRTNNKVFMDEMQNFTTLIVDMVKNENLFASQGGPIILAQIENEYGNVMAPYGDAGKEYLNWCAKMAVAQNIGVPWLMCQQSDAPQPMINTCNGWYCHDFTPNNPNVPKIWTENWTGWFKAWGGKRPYRTSEDVAYAVARFFQTGGTLQNYYMYHGGTNFGRTTGGPYISTSYDYDAPLDEYGNLNQPKYGHLKQLHDVLHSMEKVLTYGDILKTDLGNSVTMTSYKYEDVSSCFINNDNTSVDATITLHGQNLTIPAWSVSILHDCKHEVYNTAKVNTQTSLKARISNEAEQEPSSLSWSWRPEMIGSYVKGDVGVGQFTSDVLLEQKSVTNDTSDYLWYMTSLNLDENDPIWSDDMSLQVNSSTHVLHAYVNGKEVGSQYAQGHYHFLFDQKVNNFRKGKNIISLLSATVGLQNYGPFFDKTQVGLTGPIKIVGKKSNNNEVVTKDLSSQTWTYATGLQGLDNHKLYTEESVNALKWKDERNMPINRKMTWYKTTFEPPLGTDPVVVDLSGMGKGEAFVNGISIGRFWQTYLAGKDGCDLKACDYRGQYDNNKCVFNCGKSVQTEYHVPRSFLRDDVNTLVLFEEFGGNPTQVNFKTVRTGGACANAYEGKTLELSCEGRYISGINFASFGNPTGSCGSFEKGLCEGANDAKTILTKACVGKESCSVDVSENVFGAASNCGDEIKRLAVEIVCQ from the exons ATGAAGAATAATCATATGATGTTTAGTCTTCTGTTAGGAATCACCACCATTCTTAGTGTTACGCATTCGACTCTCGCTACCGAAGTTTCTCAAGATGGACGTGCAATTCTCATCAATGGTGAACGTAAGATCATCCTTTCTGGTTCCATCCATTACCCTCGTAGTACTCCCGAG ATGTGGCCTGATTtgatcaaaaaatcaaaagacgGAGGGCTTGATGCAATTGAGACTTACGTGTTTTGGAATTCGCATGAGCCTGTCCGTAGACAATATGATTTCACAGGTAGAAATAATCTAATAAGGTTTTTGAAGACAGTTCAAGATGCTGGACTTTATGCTATTCTACGTATTGGCCCATACGCTTGCGCTGAATGGAATTACGG AGGGTTTCCGGTATGGCTACACAACATGCCTGGGATTGAGCTTCGAACTAATAATAAAGTTTTTATGGATGAGATGCAAAACTTCACAACTTTGATAGTTGATATGGTTAAAAACGAGAACCTTTTTGCTTCTCAAGGTGGTCCGATTATCCTTGCCCAG ATCGAGAATGAATACGGCAATGTTATGGCTCCCTATGGAGATGCCGGGAAAGAATACCTGAATTGGTGCGCAAAAATGGCCGTGGCTCAAAATATTGGAGTCCCATGGCTTATGTGCCAACAGAGTGATGCACCTCAACCAATG ATTAATACATGCAATGGTTGGTACTGTCACGATTTTACCCCAAACAATCCTAATGTCCCGAAGATTTGGACCGAAAATTGGACCGGATG GTTCAAAGCATGGGGTGGTAAACGTCCATACAGGACTTCAGAAGACGTTGCTTATGCTGTTGCCCGTTTCTTCCAAACTGGAGGCACTCTTCAAAATTACTACATG TACCATGGAGGAACTAACTTCGGAAGAACTACCGGTGGTCCGTACATTAGTACAAGCTACGACTACGATGCACCCCTCGATGAATATGGTAATTTGAATCAACCCAAATATGGACATCTCAAACAACTTCACGATGTGTTGCACTCTATGGAAAAGGTTTTAACCTATGGAGATATtctcaaaactgatttgggCAACTCTGTTACAATGACAAGTTATAAGTATGAAGATGTCTCGAGTTGTTTCATTAACAACGATAATACTTCTGTCGATGCAACCATTACACTTCATGGTCAAAACCTCACCATTCCTGCTTGGTCTGTTAGCATTCTTCACGATTGCAAACACGAAGTATACAATACTGCTAAG GTGAACACACAAACTTCCTTGAAAGCAAGAATAAGCAACGAAGCAGAACAAGAACCGAGTTCTCTTAGTTGGAGTTGGAGACCCGAAATGATCGGTAGCTATGTGAAAGGCGATGTTGGTGTTGGCCAATTCACATCGGATGTTCTCTTAGAACAAAAGAGTGTTACAAATGACACAAGTGACTATTTATGGTACATGACAAGTCTCAATCTTGACGAGAATGATCCCATTTGGAGTGACGACATGAGCCTACAAGTCAATTCAAGTACACATGTTCTTCATGCTTATGTCAATGGTAAAGAAGTTGGTTCTCAATATGCTCAAGGTCATTACCACTTCCTTTTTGACCAAAAGGTTAATAATTTCAGAAAGGGAAAGAATATTATTTCACTCCTTAGTGCTACCGTTGGACTTCAG AACTATGGTCCATTCTTCGACAAGACTCAAGTTGGACTAACCGGTCCAATAAAGATAGTAGGAAAGAAGAGTAACAACAACGAGGTTGTGACAAAGGACTTATCTTCACAAACATGGACATACGCAACTGGTTTACAAGGTCTCGATAATCACAAACTCTATACCGAAGAATCAGTCAATGCCCTAAAATGGAAAGATGAACGTAATATGCCAATTAACAGGAAAATGACATGGTACAAAACAACCTTCGAACCACCATTGGGAACTGACCCAGTTGTTGTTGACTTAAGTGGTATGGGAAAGGGTGAAGCTTTTGTGAATGGAATTAGTATTGGTAGATTTTGGCAAACTTATTTAGCTGGTAAAGATGGTTGTGACCTCAAAGCTTGTGATTATCGTGGCCAATATGATAACAACAAGTGTGTCTTCAACTGCGGCAAATCCGTCCAAACTGA gTACCATGTACCGCGATCTTTCCTAAGGGACGATGTGAACACCCTTGTCCTATTCGAGGAATTCGGGGGAAACCCAACCCAAGTCAACTTCAAAACGGTACGAACAGGAGGAGCTTGCGCGAATGCGTACGAGGGAAAGACACTAGAGTTGTCGTGTGAAGGAAGATACATTTCTGGTATTAACTTTGCGAGTTTCGGTAATCCAACTGGTTCTTGTGGTTCGTTTGAGAAAGGATTGTGTGAAGGAGCCAATGATGCTAAGACCATTCTCACTAAG GCTTGTGTGGGCAAAGAGAGTTGTTCCGTGGATGTTTCGGAGAACGTATTTGGTGCAGCATCAAACTGTGGAGATGAAATCAAGAGACTTGCAGTGGAGATCGTTTGTCAATAG